The sequence CGATTCTCTGTTAAAGTCTTAATCGCGTAAGTCAATGCTTTATCTCTGGCAGTTTTCTTTTCTATTTCTTGATATTCCTTGTTCATATGATTCGGTTAGTTAGCATTACCGCCAACGTATCTATAACAAATCATTTATGCACATTATATTTTTAATATGTGTGACAAAATGTGTCGTTTCTAATAAAATATGCTTGTAAATGATACTTTTCATATGTTGTTTATTATCTCATCAATTGGATTTACAACCTTTGTTAACTCTAAATTCGATACATGGGTGTATATTTCGGTGGTTTGAATGCTCTCATGCCCCAGCAAGTTTTGAATAACCCTCAGGTTAGTACCCTGTTCCAACAAGTGAGTTGCAAACGAGTGACGGAGCATGTGCAGATGAACCCTTTTTTTTATTCCGGCTTTTTCTGCCGATCTCTTTAAAACCCGTGTAATACTCGTACTTGAATACTGGCTTCCGTTCAGGCCTTCAAACAACCAATATTTTGGTTTATACGCTATAAAATACTGCTTCAAATGGTTTAATACACTTTTTGATAAGAGCGAACATCTGTCCTTGCGACCTTTGCCTCCACATATCTTAACCAACATTCTTGCCGAGTCAATGTCCTTTAACTTCATATGCAAGATCTCGTTTCTGCGTAATCCTGCTGAGTAAATCAACTCAAGCATACATTTGTGTTTTATATTCGATGTATTATCCAATATTAACCGAATTTCGTTTTTACTCAGCGTGTCGGGCAGTGCCTTTTCTTTGCGTGGGCGTTCAATATTTATCAATTGTTTATCTCTTCCCAGAACCTTTTCATAATAAAATTTAATCGAATTAATACGCTGATTCTGTTCGCTTCCTGAAATATTTGCTGACTGAATTAAAGCCAGGATATAATTATTTATATCCTGTAATTCAATCTGAGATAAATTCCTGCTTTCAAAATAGTGTATGTAATCCTTAAAATAGGAGGAGTAAGTCTTTATGGTATTTTCGCTGTAACGCTTTTGTTTAAGTAATTCCAGGTACCCTTTCGGGAGCTCGATGTTTTTACGGTAAGCGTAATCTCGTTTTAACGGGGCGGTGTAAACAGCTTGGGTGTTCAATTTTAACGAAGAATCGTCTATATCAGCTAAATCTTTAAATTCCTGAATAAACCGATCGTGATCGAAATCCTTTTTCAATACATACCAGCTTCGCAGTTGCTTGCTCCATAACACCGGTAGTGTTTGCTTTAATTTTTCCTTTAAAGAAAAGTTAAAAGGAAACCGGATCAGGAGAACGTCCTGTTGGACGTGTTTCGCATATTCAAGCTTTATTTGCGGGCGCGTATTCAATGGTTTTTGATTTTTACTGCCTTAAATATAAACATAATATCGGGACCTGGTATTATTACTGCCTTTTTTATTTTTTGCTATATGATTTTGTAACTTACTGTAGAGCTGTTTCTTGCATTAGGGGGTCGGGCGCCATGACCTAATTTTAACAGGGAATTTTACGCCGGGATTTACCCTTTTATCTGTCAACATTCCGGCCAGAAACAGGGGGCATGCAGCATGGCTATATTATTAGCATTGTCCTTTTGGATGATGATTTAGTTTTGGATATCGAACCAGGATTTTAATTGCTTGGTTTTCGGTAAAAATCGGCAAGCGAGTGGGTGTAAATGCAGTAGTTAATCTTTGATGAGCGTTGAAACGTAGTCGGGTTTTCTGCGCTTGCCGGAACCAGCATAAGTTTGGTTTTTCCTTCAAAAGTTTGAAGCTTCTTTTCCTCTCCAACCCGCTGGTCGAAAGTTATATCGAAAAAGTACAGGTATTTCCCGATCCATTTCAGGTAGCTCTTGGCAACATCGTCGTCTACAAGGCCGTCGTTGTTTACCAGTGTCAGTGCTTCTTTGTTGTAAATGGCCTGTTGAAATTCGACAGCATTTAACGGAATACCATTTTTCAGGGGCATTACGTTAAACTGCGGATCGATAAAGATCCACTTGTTAAACGAAGCCGAATAAACTTCGGTAACCACATGCCCGGCACCAGAGCGAACTTTGGCCACATCGCGGGTTTTTATACTTAGCGGACACGCCGGAATAGCCACCGCATTAAGACTTGCTACTGCAAGAATTCCATATTCCACACACCTGAACTGGCTGCCGTTTTTGGCTTCTTCCAAAATGGTAAGTGCATCCGATTTCGATGGCGTATTGCTGCCGTTGTGTTCCCATTGTGCACTCGACCAGCCGAGGATGAGTTTTATGGTATCCAATTCGCTGGCTGCAGTTGCCACCAGTTTGTCCAGCGCATAATCCTGCCTCAGGGTGCGCAGGTAGGTGTTGTTCAATGTGTCAGAATAAAAAAATCGGTAGGCCGGGTTAGGGGCGTCATCCGAAAAGGCAATTTCATGCACTTTTGGCGACGGTCTGAAGTTGATGGCACTAAAAAAGTTGGTACAGCTGCTTAACAACAAGCTGCATACGAAAAGGGATAAACTTTTATGTTTCATAATTGATTTTTGCAGTTTATTAAATTGGTTACTTTGATTTAAGAGTACCAAATATAAACATAATAATCAGTTATGATATCATTTGAAAACAATGTTGGGGAAAGAGTAAAATAAAAAAGGAAGCAAACGCTAAAACGAGTGCTTCCTTCCTGACTTATAATATGTCGCGGTTAGGATTATTTATCTTGTGCCTTTTGCATAGGGTTCCGGCCACCTCCCGGGTAATTACCACTCCCGTATCTCGATTTGTACAGCTCGAAACGAGTAGGCTGTTTACGCGTTGGCCAGTAGTTATTGTCGAGGTCGGTGTCGGCAGTTTCGCGGTACGGATCAAGCGTAATTTGCTTCACCTCTTTTGTAAACATAAATACTTTCGAAACCTCTTCGTTGTTCCTTCTCCAAATTTCTGCCGGAATATACTGAACTTCATCAGTTCCGTCGGCAAACTCAAATTTTAAAATTACCGGCATTACCAGTCCGCCAACATTTTTAAAATCGATTTGGTAGAAGTTCAGATCAGCACCAAGCAATTCTTTTTCTTCATCGCTCAGGCTTCTCAAAAACTTGTCGTATTCCTCTTTGTCTTCCCTGGTTACCTTATACTGGTCGTAAGTAGTATAGAAATCTTCAGCTTCCGGATTTTGCGAGCGGTATGTTTCGTCAGCAAAAGCTTCGTTACGCACTTTGGTAATTGAAATAGCGGCTTCTTCATCAGCTTTTTTCTGCAATGGTTTTTCAACCTCAGGATCTTGTGTGTCGGGCTGATACCATTTTACGTTTTCCATCGAAATATCGCAATGGTCGGTGGTAAAAAACCAACCGCGCCAAAACCAGTCTAAGTCAACGCCCGATGCATCTTCCATAGTGCGGAAGAAATCGGCAGGGGTAGGGTGTTTAAACATCCAGCGTTGGGCATATTCTTTAAAAGCATAGTCGAACAATTCGCGGCCCATAACGGTTTCGCGCAAAATATTCAGTGCCGTACTTGGCTTGGCGTAGGCATTACTTCCAAGGCTCCAAACCGATTCAGAGTTCGTCATTACCGGCGAAATGAATTTTTTATCGCCACGCATGTAAGGCACAATATTACTCGGAAATGCCCGTGATGATGGGTAATTGGGTTCCCATTCCTGTTCGGTTAAAAACTGTACAAATGTATTTAGGCCTTCGTCCATCCAGGTCCACTGGCGTTCGTCGGAGTTAACAATCATCGGGAAGAAATTATGACCCACTTCGTGAATAATTACGCCAATCATACCATACTTGGTGCGTTTGCTGTATGTACCGTCGCTTTCGGGGCGTCCACCGTTAAAACAAATCATTGGGTACTCCATCCCAATACGGTCGGTATGTACCGAAATGGCTACCGGGTAAGGGTAATCGAATGTAAATTTCGAATAGGTTTTTACCGTATGTGCCACCACGCGGGTTGAGTATTGCTCCCATAACGGATTACCTTCTTTTGGGTAATACGACATGGCCATAACGGTGCGATCGCCAAATTTTACAGCCATTGCATCCCAGATAAATTTACGCGAGCTGGCAAATGCAAAGTCACGTACATTCTCGGCTTTAAATACCCATGTTTTTTCGTCTTTCGATTTTCCTTTCTCAGCTTGTTCAGCTTCTTCGGGCGAAACGATAAAAACAGGATCATTTTCGTCGTTCTTCGCTTTCTCGAAACGATCAATTTCTTCTTTCGTTAGTACCTCTTTTGTATTCTGGAGTACGCCGGTTGCGCCAACAACGTGGTCGGCAGGCACTGTCAGTTTTACTTCAAAATCGCCAAACGGGAGCGTAAATTCACCGGTTCCCAGAAATTGTTTATGCTGCCAGCCTTCCACTTCGTTATAAACGGCCATACGTGGGTAAAACTGGGCAATGGTATAAATGTAGTTGTCTTCGTCTTTAAAGTATTCGTAACCCGAACGTCCTCCATCGGTAAGGCGGTCGTTAATGTTATACCACCATTTTACCTTAAAAGTGAACGATTCTCCCGGCTTTAATGTCTTGGGCAAATCAACACGCATCATGGTTTTGTTAATGGTTGCCGGCAAATCGTTGCCATTGGCATCCTGAACGTAATCCAGTTTAAAACCACCGTCGAAATCGTACATCAAACGTTTTAACTGACGAAATGAAACACGCTCGTTTAATCCTGATGTGGCTGTTTTATAGGTGTCCGAATCTTTGGCCCGCATATTCTGGTCGAGTTGCAGCCATAAATATTTTAATATATCGGGCGACTGATTATGGTAAGTGATTACTTCCTCGCCATAAATACGTTGTGTTTCATCATCCAACCTGATGTCCATCTTGTAATCGGCTTTCTGTTGCCAATACTCGTGCCCGGGTGCTCCTGATGCCGTACGATAAACATTTGGTGTTGCTAATTCTTGTTTTAACTGCCTGAACTTATTCAGGTTAATATTTTCCTGTGCCAACGAAACGGCACAGGCAGATACAAAAAAGGTAATAAAAAGTGCTAATTTTTTCATTATGTTGTGAAATATCAAATATCGATGCCAAAATGATAGAAGCAAAAGTAACAATACTTTTAACTTATTGTAATTTTTACCTGTAAAAAGAGAGATTGTTTACAAAAGTTTGTAATTGGTTTCATTTTGTTACTCCCGAGACCTAAAACAAAGCAGGAGCTTTATCGATCATCAGAATAAGCGAAATTCCAAACGCCATTCCCGATACAAGAATGCGCCAGAAATCGTTTCTTACCCTGAATAGATGAACAGTAATAAACAGCAAAGAGAAATAAATGGCAAGGATAAGAATCTGCCCCAATTCTAGCCCGATATTAAAGGCCAGCAGTGGCGTTAAAATATTCGATTCTCTTCCAAGCAGTTCTTTCAGGTAATTGGAAAAACCCAAACCATGAATAAGACCAAAAAACAGCGTGAGCACATAAACTACACGGTTGTTTTTGGCTTTGAAGGGTAAAATATTTGCAATGGCCGTTACACAAATGGTTGCCGGTATCAGAAACTCAATAAGATCGGATGATATTGTAAAAACATTTAAAGTTGATAGGGCAAGCGTTATCGAATGGCCAATGGTAAAAGCTGTAATCAGTATCAGCACCTTTTTAAATTGGGTTAAATTGTATCCGGCACATAGCACCAGAACAAAAACAATGTGGTCGTAACCATGGATATCAATTATGTGTTTGAACCCCAATTTGAGGTACATCTCGAATAAACTCATAAAATTTTTACTTTTGCCCAATAATTTGAAGGGCATGAAAATAAATAAAAAATTAATTATTCTGGTTCTCTCTCTGTTTTTGGGGGTATTTTCTTCGCAGGCACATCCTTTTTATGTGAGTATTTGCCAGGTTAATTTCAATCAGCAAAACCAATCACTGGAGATTTCAGTAAAGATTTTTGCCGATGATTTATTGGTTGCATTATCAGAAGAGGGCCACGATAAAATATATATTGGCGAAGAGAGGGAAAATATTCGTACTGATGAATACATATTCAATTATTTAACCGATAAAATTCGCTTTAGCGTAAATGAAAAAGAAGTGCAGGCGCATTTTGTTGGTAAAGAAACGGAAAAGGACGTGGTTTGGACTTACCTTGAAATTAACGATATTGCAGTACTGAATGATATTGAGGTAAACTGCAACTTGCTAACCGATGTATATAGCGATCAGAGCAACATTATTCAGGTGAATAAAAACGGTAAAATAAAAAACTTGTTATTGAGCAAACGTGATAGCAGTGGCCGATTAAATTTTGATTAATGCTGAACCCGTTATAAATTTTTACGTTTGCTTATATAGAAAGATAAAGACTTTTCAATAAGAAAAACCGATTAAAATGAATCCATTAGCAATTATTGGTGCATTTATAATTTCCCTTTCTTTTCTTGCTTATGGCATCGGGAGTATTTCGCTTGTAAGGTTTAAGAGTATTGGCAGAATAGTCGTCGTTTCTTTAACGATGGGAGTGTTATTTGATTTGACAGCTATAACCTTAATGTCGATTGGAGCCGGGGGAACTCCCTATACTTTGCATGGACTGGTGGGAGCAGTTGCTTTTTTAGTGATGTTGGTGGATACCATTTGGGTATGGGTTGTAATTGTAAGGAGAGGTCGTGACAGTAAAGCACAAAAAGAACATATTTTATACACAAAAATAGCTTACTTGTTTTGGGTAATCGCTTATTTCGCAGGAAGTATAATCGTAATTTGGAGATAGTATGGCGAATGATTGGAAAGATAGATTAGGAGTAGTTTTTTCTACTAATCCAGATTTTAACTACGAAAATGAAGAAGAACAACAACAGGAAACCATACCTGCCAACCAGCAGGATTTGAGGGTTTTGCTGGATAGGAAAAAGCGCAAAGGAAAAGCTGTTACCCTGGTAACCGGATTTGTCGGCTCTGATGACGATTTAAAAGAGCTCGGAAAAAGACTAAAATCGAAATGTGGGGTAGGAGGCACGGTTAAAGATGGAGAAATAATGATTCAGGGCGATTTTTGTAAGCGTGTTATCGAGCTCTTAAAAGCTGATGGTTATAAAGTAAAACGATCGGGCGGCTGATCTCTATAATCCTTTTATTTATTCTCACCTCCATATCGTACGTAGTAATTTTTTATAAATACATATTTAGTATTTAAATATGCTAGTGTAGTGTCTGAAAGTATATTTTGAAACACTGATGTGAAGTCATTCAAAAAGAACACAACCTTGTATCGTCTAAATATTTTTATACTTTTACTATTGAGACTAAACAGACTATTAAACTAAACTTTGGTATTTTGGATAAACGTATAGATACAGAATACTGGCAATTGGTCTGGAATAAATTTAAGAGTGGCGATAAAATTGCCTTTAAAACCATTTACAACGAATTTAGTGATTCGCTGTTTTCATATGGAGCGAGAATCACTTCTGACCGGGAACTCCTTAAAGATTCAATTCAAGATCTGTTTATTAATGTTTATAGCTATGGTTCAAATCTCAGAAATCCGGAACTTCTCGAATTTTACCTTTATAAAACACTTAAAAGGATTATTGTCAATAAATTAGTAGAAAAAAAACAGTTTTCTTCGATTCAGGAATCTCCTTCAGTATTTGATCTTAAATTTTCGATTGAAGATCAAAAATTTGGTGATGAAGAAGATCTGACAATTAAGGTACTTCAAAAAGAAATTTCAGACCTAAAACCATCAAAACGAGAGTTGTTATTCTTAAAATTCAACAGCAACCTTACCTATGTTGAGATTGGTAAACTTTTAAACCTAAAACCGAATACTGTAAAAAAACAAGTTTATCGAATACTAAAACATTTACGTCGGAAAATTGGTGCTGAAATTGCTGTATTTTTCTCAATGTGTTATAGAACATAAAAAATACAAAATGTAAAACGTCCCCTTTTCCAAATTTCTCACTCTTATAATTGTTTTAAACAACCTAGCTTATGAACTTATATCATCAACTGATAGAGAATCCTCTATTCTTTAAGTGGATATATCATAATACTCCGGAAATTAATTCATACTGGGAACATTTTCTGAATGAACACCCTGATGATGCAACAGTTATTCGTGAATTTAAAGAAGGATTTGAGCGTCATCTTCAATATGATAAGCAGCAACTTACTGAAAAAGAAAAGAAAGATCTGGCCTTAAGAATTCTGAAGGAATTAGAGCATGTTGACAATCGAAAAAAACAACGGAGAATTGTTCGTCTCACCATGCGCTATGCAGCTATAGCTATCCTGTTTCTGATGGTAGGAAGTGCTGTAACATGGTTTTTGCTTGAGGATAAAATTTCAGACCGTTATGCACATTTCCCACCTCCACAAAATTTGAATATCCAGGATCCAACACTGATAATTGAGAATGAACAGGAAGTTGCTTTAAATAAAGGAAAATCGGAACTGGAATATTCTGATGAAGGAAAAATTATTGTCGACAAACAACAAGTAATTGAAGACGACAATTCCGAAGCGGTAAAAATGAATACATTGGTAATTCCTTATGGAAATCATTCTACAATTACATTATCCGATGGTACAAAAGTTTGGCTTAATGCAGGTAGCCGTTTGATGTATCCATCGAGGTTTGTTGATAAAAATCGCGAAGTTTTATTGATTGGAGAGGCATTCTTTGAAGTTAGTAAAATGGAAGACAAGCCATTTATTGTACAAACTCCTGACATTGAAATAAAAGTACTAGGAACCCAGTTTAATGTATCTGCTTATCCCGACGAAAATATTGCCCATGCCGTATTAACTGAAGGGAGCGTTGAAATAAGTCACAAAAACCAAGGGGTTTTTGATCGCGACATTGTATTACGCCCAGGTCAGTTGGTTGCATATAATAAACAAAATTCTTCTACAAATATTTACGATGTAGAAACCGAATACTTTACCAGTTGGAAAGAAGGTTATCTAACCTTTACCAATAGCGACTTAAATCGTGTGGTAAAAAAACTCGAGCGCTATTATAACATCCACTTAAGGTATGCTGATCCGCTTGATGGATCCATGCGAATATCAGGAAAACTTGATATTACAAAAAGCCAGGATGTAATATTTGAGTACATGAATTCATTAACTAACTTAAACTTTGTGAAAATCAATGAAAGAAATTACTTAATTAAATAAAAACCGGTATATGCTGCAACATATACCGGTTAAACCAATACCATCTTAACAATAGTATTAATCAAAAACATTGTAAACTTATGAAAAAAAATTGGTTAAGCGATTCCCTTGACCCGGGGATCATCACGAAAATCTTTAGAGCTATGCGCCTAACTATTATTCTACTGCTCGGAATCATTTTTACGGCAAATGCCAATGATTCCTATTCTCAGGCTAAACGAATGGATGTTCAATTGCAAAACAGTACCATTACTGCTGCATTCGACTACATTGAACATAACAGCGAATTCATCTTTTTATATAAAGACGAAGACCTGGATTTGAACAAACCTGTAAATATTGACGTGGAAAATGCTAATATTGAAGAGATTTTAGCAGAATTACTTCAAGGTAGCGACCTAACGTACAATATTTACGACCGACAGGTTATTATTCGAAAAACGGATGGGCTAATTCTTGATGGCCTGCAAGACCAAAAAACCGTTACAGGTGTAGTAACCGACCAGACCGGAGTGCCAATGCCGGGAGTAACTATTGTTGTACCAGGTACAACAATAGGTACTATTACTAACGATGACGGTTCTTTTACATTAGCAATTCCTGATGATACACAGGAACTACAAGTTTCTTTCGTTGGTATGGTAACCCAACTTGTTTCTATTGAAGGTAAAACAACTGTTGCTATTTCCATGGAAGAAGAAAAAATTGGACTTGACGAAGTTGTTGTTGTTGGTTACGGAACCCAGATATCAAGACAAGTAACTGGTTCTGTTCAGCAGATGGATGCAGACGAACTGGAAGATCTTCCTGTTGCTCAGGTAACTCAAAAACTTCAAGGTAAAATGGCCGGTGTTCAAATTAACCAGGCTTCAGGTACTCCAGGAGAAGGAATGAAAGTTAGAATTAGAGGGCAAGCTTCTATTAACTCCGGAAATGATCCACTTTATGTTGTTGACGGTTTCCCAATTGTTGGAGATATCAGCAACATTAACCCGGATGAGATTGAAAATATTTCAGTATTGAAAGATGCTGCCTCAACTTCATTATACGGATCCAGGGCTGCTAATGGTGTTATCTTAATCACTACCAAATCAGGTAAAGCAGGTCAGTCAACTATCAATTTTAATGCGTATTACGGATTTCAGGAAGTGCCACAAAAAGGTAGACCTGAAATGATGAACGCGACAGAATTTGCCACCTGGCTAAAAGAAAGATATGAAGACGTAGGAGATACTCCTCCGGATTATCTGCAAAATCCTTCGCAATACGGAAAAGGAACTGATTGGTATGATTTTATGCTACAAAAAGCGCCGATACAAAATTATAACCTGACATTAACAAGCTCCAATGATAAAGTTAGGGCAACCGGAGTTTTAGGTTATTTTAAACAGGAAGGTGTTATGAAGAAATCTGATTATGAACGTTTTTCTTTCAGGTTGAATTCTGAATTCCAGGTAATTGAACCATTGAAAATAGGGATTAATATTGCACCTACCTATTCAATTAGAAATACACCTAACTCGGATGGAGCGTTTTATACAGGTGGTATATTATATAATGCCATGTTGACAAATCCAATGGTTTCGCCTGTAAATGAAGATGGTACAATACCACTTCGTGCCGCATTTCCGGGTATTGGTTTCGGATCATTTCCAAATCCATACAGGGCCTTAGTTGATATTACAAACGAAACCAAAGATTTACGCTTATTGGCGAATGCTTTTGCTGAGTTCACTCCAATTGAGGGATTGACTTTAAAATCATCAGTAAACGTGGATATGGGAAGTACATATTTTCTTAATTTCCAGCCAACTACCACTTCTTTGCAATTTTGGGTAGCACCTCCCAGAAGTTCTCAATCGACAAGGCATAATACAACATATGCTACTTATTTGAATGAAAACCTGGCTACTTACAGTAAACAGTTTGGAGATCATTCTATTTCGGCTCTGGCTGGTTTTACCATTCAGCAATACAACTATAACCGTGAACAAATTGTAGCTCAGGAGTTTTCTGATGACCGCATTATGGCCGTTCAAACTGCTGCAAGTATTTTAACCGGCGCAGGAAACACATCCACCAATATTCAGGACTGGAGTCTTATTTCTTACCTGGCCAGAGTAAACTATAATTATCAGGGTAAATACCTTATTACTGCCGCTATTCGTCGAGATGGTTCATCAAGATTTGGAGAAAACAATCGTTGGGGTAACTTCCCATCTGTTTCTGCGGGTTGGGTAATTTCTGACGAAGGATTCATGGCAGATATGGAGAAGCTTTCATTTATGAAATTGAGAGCCAGTTATGGTGTTGTTGGTAATAATAACGTGGGTAACTATACACAGTATTCTAACGTTTCAATAACAAACAATGTAGTGTTTAACGGTGCCCAACATGGTGGAGCCGCTATTACCGGTATCCAAAATAAAGACCTTGGTTGGGAAACTACAAAACAAATTGATGTTGGTATTGATGTTGCATTATTCGATAACAGACTTTCGTTCACGTATGATTATTATACGAAAAGAACTACCGATCTGCTATATAATGTAGATGTTCCTCAGGAATCGGGTTTCTCAAATATTTCAGCAAACCTTGGAGAATTTAAATTTTGGGGACATGAAATCACCCTTGCTTCTAAAAACTTAGTTGGTGATTTAAAATGGGACACAGACTTTAATATTTCTTTTAACCGAAATGAAGCTGTTTCCTTAATACCTGGAGTAGATCGTTTGTACGCCGGTGGAGCTTACGGAACAATTACAATGCCGGGAGAACCAATTGGTCAGTTTTACGGAATGGACTGGATTGGAGTTTATGAAAATCAGGCTGATTTTGACAATTCTCCAGTTGCCAGCAGATCTGGTGTAGGAACAATTAAATTTCGAGATGTAAATGGTGACGGTGTTATTACAAACGGTGGAGATGATGACGACAGAACGATTATTGGTAATCCAACACCGGACTTTATTTACGGTCTGACCAATACATTCTCATATAAAAACTTCGACTTGTCTGTTTTATGTTCCGGTTCATACGGAAACGATGTTTACGTAGTATTAGACCAGGGAGCAGCTAACCTTGATGGAGTATTTAACGTTTATAAAGACGTTGTGAACAGATGGAGAAGTCCTGAAAATCCAGGTGAAGGAAGATATGGTGGAAGTTATTTAGGTGCATCAACCGGAGACGAACGTGACTGGGGAAGTGACAGATTTGTTGAAGATGGAAGCTACTTCGCAATCAAGAATATAACACTCGGTTATAATCTTCCTGTTGATAAAGTTAAATTCCTAAAGTCAGTAAGATTATATGGAAGTATTCAGCAAGTTGCCGTATTTACCAGCTATAGGGGTGTAAACCCAGAGGTAACCAATACAAATGGTGGTAGTACTAATACAAGTGCATTGCAACTTGGATTCGACTGGGGATCATATCCTGTTCCTAGAACCTATACTTTTGGTGTTAATATCGGTTTTTAATCCATACTTATATCTGATTTAAATCGATAATAAATAATCATTTATGAAAGAAAAAAAATATATTATGAAATATTATATCATATTAATAGGATTAGCACTCTTCGCTCTAACTTCTTGCGAAGACCTGCTAAATGTTCCTTCAGAGACAGAGTTATCCTCTGGTTCATTTTTTCAAACGCAGGAAGATTTTGAAAAAGCAGTGAATGGTGTTTATGAACCAATGAGAGGTTTTTTCCAAATAGGAGGAAACGGTGGAAGCGGGAATTTACTTATGGCAGAAATGCACTCAGATAATGCCCGGTACACTTACAACCCGGACTTCAGGGCCACAATTGCTCAGGAAGATATTGCTGACTTTATTTACGATGCATCAAGTGGTGCAATTACTTCACGTTACAGAACCAATTACCTGATGATTGCAAGAGCAAACGAAATACTGGTGAGAATAGATGAAATGGATTTTGATCAGGCTGTAAAAGATAATATCAAAGGCCAAAGTTTGTTCTTCAGAGCATTATGTTATTTCGACCTGGTACAGTATTTTGGAGAAGTTCCTTTGCACCTTGAACCTTCTACTTCGTTTGATGATGTTGCTTTACCTTTATCATCAGTAGATGAGGTGTATACACAGATAATCAGTGATGCTTCATCTGCCGCCAGTTTATTGCCCTCAAAGGCAAACCAGGATCCCGGAAGAGCATCTTCAGATGCTGCAAATGCTTTGCTTGGTAATGTTTACATTGTTCGCGAACAGTGGGGAGATGCAGAAACTGCTTTGAAGAAAGTGGCCGGATCATTACTTCCTGATTATGCCGATGTATTTAAACCTTCGAATAAAGGCAACTCTGAGCTTATTTTTGAAGCGCAGTATTCGCAGATGTCTGAC comes from uncultured Draconibacterium sp. and encodes:
- the xerA gene encoding site-specific tyrosine recombinase/integron integrase, whose protein sequence is MLWSKQLRSWYVLKKDFDHDRFIQEFKDLADIDDSSLKLNTQAVYTAPLKRDYAYRKNIELPKGYLELLKQKRYSENTIKTYSSYFKDYIHYFESRNLSQIELQDINNYILALIQSANISGSEQNQRINSIKFYYEKVLGRDKQLINIERPRKEKALPDTLSKNEIRLILDNTSNIKHKCMLELIYSAGLRRNEILHMKLKDIDSARMLVKICGGKGRKDRCSLLSKSVLNHLKQYFIAYKPKYWLFEGLNGSQYSSTSITRVLKRSAEKAGIKKRVHLHMLRHSFATHLLEQGTNLRVIQNLLGHESIQTTEIYTHVSNLELTKVVNPIDEIINNI
- a CDS encoding transglutaminase-like domain-containing protein, encoding MKHKSLSLFVCSLLLSSCTNFFSAINFRPSPKVHEIAFSDDAPNPAYRFFYSDTLNNTYLRTLRQDYALDKLVATAASELDTIKLILGWSSAQWEHNGSNTPSKSDALTILEEAKNGSQFRCVEYGILAVASLNAVAIPACPLSIKTRDVAKVRSGAGHVVTEVYSASFNKWIFIDPQFNVMPLKNGIPLNAVEFQQAIYNKEALTLVNNDGLVDDDVAKSYLKWIGKYLYFFDITFDQRVGEEKKLQTFEGKTKLMLVPASAENPTTFQRSSKINYCIYTHSLADFYRKPSN
- a CDS encoding M1 family metallopeptidase, giving the protein MKKLALFITFFVSACAVSLAQENINLNKFRQLKQELATPNVYRTASGAPGHEYWQQKADYKMDIRLDDETQRIYGEEVITYHNQSPDILKYLWLQLDQNMRAKDSDTYKTATSGLNERVSFRQLKRLMYDFDGGFKLDYVQDANGNDLPATINKTMMRVDLPKTLKPGESFTFKVKWWYNINDRLTDGGRSGYEYFKDEDNYIYTIAQFYPRMAVYNEVEGWQHKQFLGTGEFTLPFGDFEVKLTVPADHVVGATGVLQNTKEVLTKEEIDRFEKAKNDENDPVFIVSPEEAEQAEKGKSKDEKTWVFKAENVRDFAFASSRKFIWDAMAVKFGDRTVMAMSYYPKEGNPLWEQYSTRVVAHTVKTYSKFTFDYPYPVAISVHTDRIGMEYPMICFNGGRPESDGTYSKRTKYGMIGVIIHEVGHNFFPMIVNSDERQWTWMDEGLNTFVQFLTEQEWEPNYPSSRAFPSNIVPYMRGDKKFISPVMTNSESVWSLGSNAYAKPSTALNILRETVMGRELFDYAFKEYAQRWMFKHPTPADFFRTMEDASGVDLDWFWRGWFFTTDHCDISMENVKWYQPDTQDPEVEKPLQKKADEEAAISITKVRNEAFADETYRSQNPEAEDFYTTYDQYKVTREDKEEYDKFLRSLSDEEKELLGADLNFYQIDFKNVGGLVMPVILKFEFADGTDEVQYIPAEIWRRNNEEVSKVFMFTKEVKQITLDPYRETADTDLDNNYWPTRKQPTRFELYKSRYGSGNYPGGGRNPMQKAQDK
- a CDS encoding HupE/UreJ family protein translates to MSLFEMYLKLGFKHIIDIHGYDHIVFVLVLCAGYNLTQFKKVLILITAFTIGHSITLALSTLNVFTISSDLIEFLIPATICVTAIANILPFKAKNNRVVYVLTLFFGLIHGLGFSNYLKELLGRESNILTPLLAFNIGLELGQILILAIYFSLLFITVHLFRVRNDFWRILVSGMAFGISLILMIDKAPALF
- a CDS encoding DUF6702 family protein — protein: MKINKKLIILVLSLFLGVFSSQAHPFYVSICQVNFNQQNQSLEISVKIFADDLLVALSEEGHDKIYIGEERENIRTDEYIFNYLTDKIRFSVNEKEVQAHFVGKETEKDVVWTYLEINDIAVLNDIEVNCNLLTDVYSDQSNIIQVNKNGKIKNLLLSKRDSSGRLNFD
- a CDS encoding translation initiation factor gives rise to the protein MANDWKDRLGVVFSTNPDFNYENEEEQQQETIPANQQDLRVLLDRKKRKGKAVTLVTGFVGSDDDLKELGKRLKSKCGVGGTVKDGEIMIQGDFCKRVIELLKADGYKVKRSGG
- a CDS encoding sigma-70 family RNA polymerase sigma factor codes for the protein MDKRIDTEYWQLVWNKFKSGDKIAFKTIYNEFSDSLFSYGARITSDRELLKDSIQDLFINVYSYGSNLRNPELLEFYLYKTLKRIIVNKLVEKKQFSSIQESPSVFDLKFSIEDQKFGDEEDLTIKVLQKEISDLKPSKRELLFLKFNSNLTYVEIGKLLNLKPNTVKKQVYRILKHLRRKIGAEIAVFFSMCYRT